Part of the Limihaloglobus sulfuriphilus genome is shown below.
TTGCAACCGTTGGGGCCGGTCGTTCCATATTTTCTACAGTGCCCTGGCTGCATTTGATATTTCCCCTACATCTCCTGCTTTCCAGGGCGTTAGCTTTACCGGTTCTTTTGATGGTCACGGGCACGCGATCTCAAACCTGAATATTGACAGCCCTGGTGATTTTGTCGGGCTGTTCGGCTACATTAATGAAGATGCCGGTGAAATACAAAATCTAAGTCTGAAAAATGTGAACGTCAAGGGCAGAGAGAGGGTCGGCGGTATCGCGGGAGATTCAGCGGCAAACATATATTCTTGCAATGTTGAAGGCAGGGTTACAGGTATTGATACTCTGGGTTTTATTGCCGGCATGAATTATGGTATAATAATTTCTTCGCAGGTTAGAGGCGATTTGATCGGGGGTGAAAATGTCGGCGGTATTTGCGGTGAAAACCATGGTTTGATCCAGAATTGCCATTCAAGCGGCAATGTTACCGCGACTCAGGGTCTTTGCGGAGGCATAGCAGGCGATAATACGAGCGATATTATTTTTAGCAGCAGCAACTCAAACCTTGCAGGACGTCATGTAGGTGGTATTTGCGGCTGGACTGGCAGTGGATACTACACCTATTCCAGGATACGAGATTGTTATGCAAATTGTACCATAGCTGTTACAGATGAGGACGGTGTGGCCGGTGGAGTGGCAGGATACAATTTCGAATCCATCACCGATTGTTACAGTGCATCAACCTTTGTCTATGGCACAGATTTCACCGGTTATATCGGAGGCTTTGTCGGTATGGATAACTCACTCAACCCTGATCAGACTGAAAAAGCTGTTTATGATGCCTGCTTCTGGGATTATAGTGTTGCTGGTGAACATCCCGGTGTTGGTTATTCACAAAGTGGTTCACTAATTGAAGTCGATCCTGACGGGGTATATCCCCGCAATACGACAGCAATGAAAACCATGTCTAACTTCACATCTTATGGCTGGGATTTTGTTGGTGAGACGACCAATGGGTATTCTGATAAATGGACCATTGTAGAAAATGAAACATATCCGCGGTTTGTAAATGAGTGCATCAACCCGCCGGCCGGTGATGTTAATGGTGACTGTGTGCATGATATGCTCGACTTTGCCGCAAATGCTTCAGGCTGGCTCGAGTGTGGACTGATAACACAGGACATGTGCCCGTAAATAGTTATTTTAAAATAATTTATACTGAAAACCGGTAAGAGTAAACGCTTCAGCGTGTTACGGTTAAAATCGCCCAAAAATGCAAAATCTGCGAGGTTAATGCAAGCAAAATAAAGCTCAAACAAGCGTTGATGACTATGAACGCCTGGGGCGTACACTAATAAATGAATACAAACGGAACATCTCGCCCTGCACTGGTGCTAATTCGATATAATATAAGTTTGACAAAACCCCTCATCTAATCTATAACATGGCCGACATATTTTAATATTAAATCAGTTCGGAGATAAACATGTTTAAACTTGATGGCAGCTGGCAGGAAAGATACAACGCCACTGCGGTATTTACGTTTCGGTGCAGATTTGCTGATACAGCTTTAGCGTTCTCAAAGTTTTTTCAAATAGCCGACAAGGCCGGTGTGCATACAAGCGATGTACAGATTGTCGATGCAGACGATACCACGCTTACCAGGGACATAAAATGCTTTTGCAAGAATGTTGCCGCAGCGGAAAAATTCAGCGGTATGCTTGAAGCGGAAGGTATTGAGGTTGTTGAGCTCATTGACAATGTGCTTGAGATTCACCGCCGCGGAACTATTGATATTGTCAGCCGCGTGCCGATCCAGGATTTGACTGATTTGCGTATGGTATATACACCGGGTGTGGCAGAAGCATGCAAGCTCATCGAATCACAGCCTGAAGCGGCCTGGGAGATGACCGGCCTTTGCGACCGTGTCGCGGTTGTAACTGACGGTACCGCGGTATTAGGCCTTGGCGACATCGGTCCGCTGGCATCACTGCCTGTAATGGAGGGTAAGGCCGCTATCTTCTCGGAGTTTGCCAAGGTAAGTGCTTTTCCTGTACTGATTAACAGCAAGGACCCAGATATAATTATAGAGACGGTAGAGCGGATAGCCGGCAGTTTTGGGGCTATTCAGCTTGAGGATATCGCCGCTCCGTCCTGTTTTAAGGTTGAGCAGGAGCTTCGGGACAGACTGGACATACCAGTATTCCACGATGACCAGCACGGCACCGCGACGGTTGTTCTGGCGGCACTTATAAACGGCTTACGCCGTATCGGCAAAAAAGGCAAAGACTGCTCTGTTGTCATGCTCGGCGCCGGCGCGGCGGGTTACGCAATATCAAAAGTCCTCCAACATTACGGCATTGGCGATATTGTAATCTATGACTCATGCGGCGCACTTTATGAGGGACGTACGGAAAAAATGAATCCCTGGAAAGAGGAACTTGCCAGGGTTACAAACGATGAAAATACGCAAGTCCCATTTGCAGAAGCATTTAAAGGCAAAGATATTTTTATTGGCGTCGCCAGGCCCAACATGGTAACCAAAGAAATGGTTGCGTCAATGAACAAAAATCCTATCGTTCTTCCACTGAGCAACCCTGTTGGAGAGATAACGGTAGAGGATGCCCTGGAAGCCGGTGCGGCTATCGCTGCGGACGGCCGCGGAATCAACAATGCCCTGGCTTATCCGGGTCTCTTCAGAGGCGCACTGGATGCTCGGGCGGAGGATATTACGCTTGAGATGCAGATTGCCGCGGCTGAAAAGCTGGCCCAAATCTCGCCGGAAGGCGACCTCCTGCCGGACATGATAGACCGCGGCACACATGAGCAGGTTGCCCAGGCGGTATCGCAGGCCTGGATAAATCGTAAATAATCGTCCCAAAAAGAGATACAAGCCCTGTTGGAGAGAGCCTGACGGGGCTTTTTCGTGTGTTGGGGCTGCATATAAAGAAAACTCTAAATTGAACATTTGCAGGTTTTTATGAGTATTTCGGATAGAGCACTTTGGCGAATAATAGACGCAAACTTCAACCGCGCCCGGGAGGGGCTGCGTGTAATGGAGGAGTATGCCCGCTTCGCCGCGGAATCTGTCCCGCTTACGCAGAGAATAAAGTCACTTCGGCATAGATTGTGTGCCGTTATTGAGAAACACCCGCGTGATGTCCTTTTAAACGCCAGAGACACCGATGGAGATATCGGCGCCGGCGCGGTTAATGAGTCTCAGATCAGCCGCGGCTCTTCCGAAGATATGTTTATCGCCGCCGCTCGTCGGGTTCCAGAGGCTCTAAGGGCGATAACAGAGGCGTTCAAAACCATTGACCCTGCATCGGCATCTGAGATTGAAGGGCTTCGATTTGAGGCGTATAAGTTAGAAAAAGAGATATGCCTTAGTATCTACGCGGCGGGGAAATTCAGCCGAGTAAGGCTGTATGTGCTTGCTGACCCGAGTCTTACGAATGACCTTGAAAGGTTTGTAAAACAGTGCATCGCCGGCGGGGCCGACTGCATCCAACTGCGGGCTAAGGGCTTTTCTGATAAATGTTTATGCGAAATGGCAGCCAGTGTAGCCGATATCTGCCGTGATGCAGGGGTATTGAGCATTATCAACGACAGAGCGGATATTGCTTTGACTGCGGGCGCGGACGGCGTTCATTTAGGGCTTGATGATATGAGTGTCAGTCACGTGCGTAAATTATCTTATCGTCCTCTCATTGTTGGAGTTACAACACATAACGAGGATGAGCTCGATGCCGCGGTCAATGCCGGCGCAGATTATGTAGGGCTGGGCCCGGCTTTTAAAACATCGACCAAGCCGCAGCTTCAGCCGGCGGGCCTGGATTATATCCGCCTGGCAATAACTAAACTCAAAGGCAGCGGCATTGGACATACTGCTATTGGCGGGATCACAGGCGATAACATTAACAGGCTGATTGATATTGGAGTAAAAACCGCGGCGGTGTGCGGCTGTTTATATTCCTGCGACAGCCCGAAAACTTTATGTACTGAGTTCAAAAGTTTGCTCGAAGGTGTGTAAGTTAAAGTGTTTTATAGAAAAATATTTGCCGCCGGGTAGCTCCAAAAATGCCTTTGGCGGGCTGTTAAGTGCCTTTGCCGGTTAGGTTTTTGTTAAATGTCAAAAATTCGCTTGACATAGCTATTTATGTATGCTTAAATGTAACGTGGCGATAGACGCCAAAAGAAGAATACGGAATTATGTTTAAAAAAGTTGAAGAAGAAAACGGTTTAACGGAAAGGGCGTTATGCATTAAATGAAGTGAATTAAAAAGTATTGAATGAAGGTGACACAAGTGAAGAACAAAGTTATGTCCGCAGAGGCAAGTTTTCCTGCGAGCATTCCTTCGTCAGTCAAATCCTTTGAATTGGTAGGTGATTCACCGGCTTTTAAATGCGTCCTCGACACGGCAAGTGTTGTGGGCAGCAGAGAATGTCCGGTAATTATTACTGGTGAAACAGGAACAGGCAAAGAAATGGTGGCCAGGATGATTCATCATCAAAGCTCCCGTGCAAAATCTGTGCTTGTTCCCGTGGATTGCACGACATTGACGGGGCAGCTCTTCGAAAGCCAGTTATTTGGTCACGTAAAGGGCGCATTCACCGGAGCTCACAGCGATTCATTAGGTTTTTTCCGGGCCGCTGAAGGCGGAACGGTATTTCTTGATGAAGTAGCTGAGATTCCTCTGGAGCTTCAGTCTAAACTTCTTCGCGTACTCCAGGAAGGCATAGTAACTCCGCTGGGTTCGACAAAGTCGTATCCGGTTAATGTAAGGGTTATCTGTGCTACTCACAGGGATTTACGCAAGATGGTGGATGATGGAAAGTTCCGACAGGATCTCTACTACAGGCTGAATGTAGTTTCTGTTGATTTGCCGCCGCTTCGCGACAGGGCCGCTGATGTGGTTCTGTTAGCAAAGCACTTCCTGGCAAAACAGTCGAATCTCTACGATGAAAGTCCGAAAGTTCTTTCACCAGAGGTGGTAAAAGCGATTAGCTCTTACAACTGGCCGGGAAATGTTCGCGAGCTTGCAAACTGCATGGAAAGAGCGTATGTTCTTTCCACAACAGAAGAGATCGGAATGGATTCACTGCCTGACGAGATCCGTAATTCCAGACCGGATGAGATGAGATATACCCATCCGGCCGCCGTACTCAATGACGGCTCGGCAGTTATGACTCTTGAAGAGGCAATGGTCTCCGCTATAAAAGCGGCGATGGTAGAATCCAACGGTGTAAAGACACTTGCGGCCGAAATACTTGATGTCGAAAGGCATAGGCTCAACAGGCTTATAAACAAGTATAATATTGAGGTTGCATGTGCGTGAAGATTAACTTTAAGTAGCAACTTACCTTGGCGGACGGCTCAAACGAGTCGCCCGCCTTTTTTTGTGCGCACGGCAGGTCATGCTTGCTTGGGAGTGTAAGCATCCTATGGGCCGGTAGTGTGAGAAGTCTTGGCTGTGAGGCCCCGCCTACTCGATATTCCGGTAAGTGTAATCGGTTGTTTATCTATGGTTATGATTTTAGGTGATGTGTTAGTGGATATTATTCCCCGGCCATAATTTGTAGAACTCCGCAAAATCAAGAATGTTTATCGTGTCATCATTTACAAGATCGTATTCCTGCGGGAAGTTCTCATTACCTTCTTTGACTTCCAGCCACGCGGCTGCCATACCCAAGAGCTGCGGTTTCCAGAAAGTGTATTCGGCTGAGAATTCATGGTAAAAAACGTCTGTAACCTCGCCATAGGTGCCGTTGTGGTCCTGGTCAAGCGTTCCCCCGTGAGCGGATGCTATATAAGGGCCGACCTCAATCGTATATACACCCTCGGCAGTCTGCATCGGGAAACTTACACGATAAATATTGGAGTAGAGCGGATTATCTATTCTTTCGATAGCCGATACCGTTAAAACACCTCCGGGACCTGTCAGGGTTATGTCATCAATGTCAAACGTTGACTCATCGACAGCCGTCGAGAACTCGATATCGATATAACTTACATACCCGTCGATGGTTCCCGTCGGTGTGACATTATCCAGAACGAACAGCTCTCCGCCGGTCTCATTGAGATATACAGTACCCACGCCGCCCGACTGGTAGCCGCTGCCGCCCAGGGCATAAATATTTTCCTCAGAGAGTGTTATATCACTTGAGCTTAAAACTGCGATACGTCCGCCGCTGCCGCCGCCGCTGTCTTCCTCGCTTACAACGTAGCCGTTGCCACCGTTTGCGGTAATCAGGCCTTCGCCCGAGACGCTGCCGGCTGTTACAAGGATACTCCCGCCCGAGCCGCCGCCGGATGCGCCATAGCTGTGCGAGCGTCCATTGAATCCATTGGAGGAAATTAAACCATCGTTGTTTAAACTCTGTGCTGCTTGGAGCCTTAGTGCACCTCCGCCGTATCCGCCGATACCGGCATATCCGTCACCGCCGCCCGAGCCCATTTCAATGGGAGAATACGGGTTTCCGTATGGCGATCCGCCGCTGTAAGGACTCTGCGGATTGCCTCCGTAGTTACCGTATCCGCCGCCGCCGCCACCGCCGTAGCCGTCGTTGCGTGTACCGGTTCCGGCTCCGGGGCCCTGTCCGTTCTTATAGCCCTTGCCGTCACTGCTGACAACACCGCCGGGCTCTACAGCGATATTCATCGCGGCTATATCGGCACTGGCGGAGATAACACCCTGATCCTCAACGACCAAATCGCCATAAGATTCTACTTTCAAGTAAGTTGTATCTGCCGGATGGGTCAGGATTCCGCCCGCCGCTACTGTAGTATCATAAAGTTTGAGCAGTGAAATCGGTGCGGGTTTTCCACCGTCTTTGACCAGAAGGCTGAACTGCTCGGTTGTATCAAAATGAGTAAGCCCTTCGGCGAGATTATTGTTTGCGACGGTAACCAGCTTAGTTTCACCTTTAAAGCCGGTTGCTATTGTACCTGCGCCGCCGATACGGCCTGTTGAACCGGTGCCGCCAAATGCCTGGAATTCTCCGGCATATGTGCTGCTGTCATAGTAAACAGCTATACGCCCGCCGCCGCCGGAGCCGCTGTCTTCTTCACTTACCAAGTGACCGATTCCGCCGTTGGCAGAGACGAGTCCCTCACCGGCAAATGAGCCGGCGTCTATCCATATGCTGCCGCCTGAGCCGCCGCCGGATGAGCCGTAAGAGTGAGCTCTGCCGTCAATTCCGTTTGCAGAAACGGTTCCGTCGTTAGTAAATTTCCCGCCCACACTTATGCGAAGCTTTCCTCCGCCGTAGCCGCCGATACCTGCGTATCCGTCGCCGCCGCCCGAGCCCAGCTCTGCCGGTTCAAGAACACTGCCGTATCCGATGCCGCCTGCATATGGGCTTTCCGGGTTTCCGCCGTTGCCGCCGTAGGCACCACCGCCGCCGCCGCCGTTAGTTTCGTTCCTGGTGCCCGTGCCGGCTCCGGGGCCCTGCTGATTGATATATCCTTTGCCGTTAGCTGAGATATTGCCGTCAGGCTCTACAACAGTGCCACCTGCGATGGTTATTGTCGCGTTGGCATGGATCAAGCCGCCTGTTTTTACGAGCATATCGCCGTGCATGTCTATATTTATATCTTTAGACTCAGCAGTGTGAGTAATGATACCGCCGGCATCTACCGTCACATCGTTAGCTGTCAGAAGCCCCACGATTGCCGGCATTGCACCATTAGCTACATGCAGGTCAAACTCACTTTCTGTATCAATATATGAACGGGTATTTGTATTAGCGTTGTTGTCCATTGAGACCGTGCCGTATGTGTCTGAATTATTTTTCATGTAAACGGTTCCCGCGCCGCCGCACCTTGAGGCGTGGCTGATGCCGCCGTATGCCGCAGCTGAGCCGGTGTAAGTGGATGAATCGTAATAGACTGCGATACGTCCGCCTCCGCCACCGCCGCCGTCCTCCTCGCTTACTTCATAACTCCTGCCGCCGTTGGAGGAGATGAGGCCGCTGCCGGCGAATGAGCCGGCATCGATCCAGATACTTCCGCCTGAGCCGCCACCGGAGGCTCCATATCCATGCGATCGGCCGTCAACGCCGTTAGCTGAAATAGTGCCGTTGTTCGTAAATGTACCGCTAGCAATGACTCTTATACGTCCTCCGCCGGCGCCGCCGACACCTGCGTATCCGTCTCCGCCGCCAGAGCCGAGGTCGACTGGTTCAGTGATAGAACCGTATGCTATTCCACCTGCATATATGCTTTCGGGTTTTCCGCCGTTTCCGCCGTAGGCTCCGCCACCACCACCGCCGTTGGTGTCCGTTCTTGTACCAGTGCCCGCCCCTGGCCCCTGCTCGTTTATATATCCCCTGCCGTTCGCTGTTATACTGCCGTCTGCTTCAACAGTAATGTTACCTTGAACAGTTACCGTTGGATTAGCGTTTATTGAACCGTTTGTTCTTATAAGCAGGTCGCCGAGTACAGTCATCTCTATTTCGTAAGTCCCTGCAGGATAGCTAATTGAACCGCCTGTTTCTACGGTTGCGTTGTTGACAGTTAATGGAGCCGCAAGCGCGGGCATTGCACCGTTGGAAACCACCAGGTCAAACACGGTTAATGTATCGATGTTTGAACGTGCGTTTGTGTTTGAGTTGTTGTCCATCAGCAGCGTGCCGTATGTGTCGGCAGCTTTTTTGGTGTAGATGGTACCTGCTCCGCCGCCCCTGTAGGCGTGGCTTATGCCGCCGTAAGCGGTTGTTGAACCCGCGTAAGTAGATGAATCGTAATATATTGCGATACGTCCGCCGCCTCCGCCGCCGCTGTCCTGTTCACTGACTTCATAGCCTCTGCCGCCGTTGGCGGAGATAAGGCCGTTACCGGTAAATGCGGCTGCGCCTAACCATATACTGCCGCCGGCACCGCCGCCGGAAGCCCCGTACCCGTGTGACTTACCATCAATACCGTTAGCGGAAATGGTACCGTTATTTGTAAATGTTCCGCCGGCGATGATTTTTATGCGTCCGCCACCGGCGCCGCCTATACCCGCGTAACCATCGCCGCCGCCCGAGCCAAGATCAGAAGGTTCTGTAATAGAACCGTAGGCAATGCCGCCGGCGTATGGGCTCTCCGGGTTTCCGCCGTTTCCGCCATAGGCTCCACCTCCGCCGCCGCCGTTAGAGTCGGTTCTGTCTCCTGTACCGGCTCCGGGGCCCTGTTCATTTATATAGCCTTTGCCGTTGACGTTTATAAGGCCGCCGGCGTCTATGACAACATCACCGGCGACTATGAGGTCAACCTCTTCGCCCGGGTAGTGAGTTATCTGCCCGCCGCTCATGACGTGGATACTGTTGAAATTATGCGTACCGGAAATAATCAACTGGCCGCTGCCGGTGACAACAATGTCCTCGCCGTCATAAGTGAAATTATCAGGCCCGATGGGGAAGGTTTCGACAATATCAATTCCATAAAGATTTGAAATAAACAGAATTGATATGCACACCATAAAAAAATGCGTTCCCATTTTACAAACTCCTCAATTAGTGTTTCTAATAGTTAATGATCATTTTGGGATTCCCCGCAATGGCATTTTACACATCTTGTTCACTACATTAATTTTATTTAACGTTTTTAACAAAGTCAATAACAATTATTTTGAGGATGATTGTTTTCAGCAAAACTGGCGATCTTTCTGTTTCGATAATGGAAAATGAAGCCGGCAGTCTCACTACAGTGAAGGCTTAGCAATGCTGTAACATCCTTTAAATAAGAGGGATAAAATAAGACAAAAACACCGTGACAGTGAAACAGCAGAAAAAGTCTTAAAAAAACCGATATAGCTTTCCTTGAAAAAAACTTATTGCAAGGGGAAAAAGATGTGTTTTTCTGTGCAGCTGTTACGCCGGCGGCTGAACAGTTTGGCGTTTATATGAGCTCAGTTTCAGGGATAACTTCGGTTTCTATAACCCGCATTGATTTCCAGAGCCCGCCCCTGAAACGCAGATAGAAGCACAGTCCCAGCACCGAAACAAACAACGTTAAAAACGTCCATGATGAGTATATCCCAAAGCCAAACCATGCGAATATCATGCTGGGAATGACCATCAGTCCCCAGTGAAGCGATACCGAAAGTATCATTACAAACCGTGTGTCGCCGGCTCCCT
Proteins encoded:
- a CDS encoding GLUG motif-containing protein, encoding MLRTPYRINRNYPAYDEICNRWGRSFHIFYSALAAFDISPTSPAFQGVSFTGSFDGHGHAISNLNIDSPGDFVGLFGYINEDAGEIQNLSLKNVNVKGRERVGGIAGDSAANIYSCNVEGRVTGIDTLGFIAGMNYGIIISSQVRGDLIGGENVGGICGENHGLIQNCHSSGNVTATQGLCGGIAGDNTSDIIFSSSNSNLAGRHVGGICGWTGSGYYTYSRIRDCYANCTIAVTDEDGVAGGVAGYNFESITDCYSASTFVYGTDFTGYIGGFVGMDNSLNPDQTEKAVYDACFWDYSVAGEHPGVGYSQSGSLIEVDPDGVYPRNTTAMKTMSNFTSYGWDFVGETTNGYSDKWTIVENETYPRFVNECINPPAGDVNGDCVHDMLDFAANASGWLECGLITQDMCP
- a CDS encoding NAD(P)-dependent malic enzyme, coding for MFKLDGSWQERYNATAVFTFRCRFADTALAFSKFFQIADKAGVHTSDVQIVDADDTTLTRDIKCFCKNVAAAEKFSGMLEAEGIEVVELIDNVLEIHRRGTIDIVSRVPIQDLTDLRMVYTPGVAEACKLIESQPEAAWEMTGLCDRVAVVTDGTAVLGLGDIGPLASLPVMEGKAAIFSEFAKVSAFPVLINSKDPDIIIETVERIAGSFGAIQLEDIAAPSCFKVEQELRDRLDIPVFHDDQHGTATVVLAALINGLRRIGKKGKDCSVVMLGAGAAGYAISKVLQHYGIGDIVIYDSCGALYEGRTEKMNPWKEELARVTNDENTQVPFAEAFKGKDIFIGVARPNMVTKEMVASMNKNPIVLPLSNPVGEITVEDALEAGAAIAADGRGINNALAYPGLFRGALDARAEDITLEMQIAAAEKLAQISPEGDLLPDMIDRGTHEQVAQAVSQAWINRK
- the thiE gene encoding thiamine phosphate synthase yields the protein MSISDRALWRIIDANFNRAREGLRVMEEYARFAAESVPLTQRIKSLRHRLCAVIEKHPRDVLLNARDTDGDIGAGAVNESQISRGSSEDMFIAAARRVPEALRAITEAFKTIDPASASEIEGLRFEAYKLEKEICLSIYAAGKFSRVRLYVLADPSLTNDLERFVKQCIAGGADCIQLRAKGFSDKCLCEMAASVADICRDAGVLSIINDRADIALTAGADGVHLGLDDMSVSHVRKLSYRPLIVGVTTHNEDELDAAVNAGADYVGLGPAFKTSTKPQLQPAGLDYIRLAITKLKGSGIGHTAIGGITGDNINRLIDIGVKTAAVCGCLYSCDSPKTLCTEFKSLLEGV
- a CDS encoding sigma-54 interaction domain-containing protein; the encoded protein is MKNKVMSAEASFPASIPSSVKSFELVGDSPAFKCVLDTASVVGSRECPVIITGETGTGKEMVARMIHHQSSRAKSVLVPVDCTTLTGQLFESQLFGHVKGAFTGAHSDSLGFFRAAEGGTVFLDEVAEIPLELQSKLLRVLQEGIVTPLGSTKSYPVNVRVICATHRDLRKMVDDGKFRQDLYYRLNVVSVDLPPLRDRAADVVLLAKHFLAKQSNLYDESPKVLSPEVVKAISSYNWPGNVRELANCMERAYVLSTTEEIGMDSLPDEIRNSRPDEMRYTHPAAVLNDGSAVMTLEEAMVSAIKAAMVESNGVKTLAAEILDVERHRLNRLINKYNIEVACA